In the Dictyostelium discoideum AX4 chromosome 6 chromosome, whole genome shotgun sequence genome, TCAAAACTTTGGTttggtaaataataatattatttaaatttttaaaaattattatttttattattaacacacacttttatttttattttttaagtttttctTTGTaacatcatttttaaatggaTTATTTTCagtatcaacaacaaatttttataatatttctCAATTCATTTATATTGTATTTATGGCGATAGCagtggttttaattttattattaaagaatcCATGTTGtgaacaaaatgaaaatattacaGTTGCTGGATCTGATCctcattcatttttaaatgcaATTGCATATCCAATGAGTCTTTGGTCCGATaagaaatttttatatttagtCCCTGCCATTGCCCTTTTAGGAATTGTctctttattatttccaattgGTTTGTTGGCCACAACATTAAATCCCTTTGCATACACTCAGAATGTAAGTGGAGCATTTTATTTCTTGGGTGCTGTAGCCTCACTTTTTTTTGGTTTCCTATTCGACAGAtttgaaaagaaatatttattatatgcAATTGCTACCTTTGGTGCAATTGGCGCAGCTTTGAATATCGGTTTTTCAAATACAACATGTTGTACACAAGGTCAAGTAAATTTGGCTTATGCTTCCCTTATATTTAACACAATCGCTCAATATGGTCTTAAAGTTTTGGTTTTTTCACTTTTAGGTTCGATTTATCTTGATTGTAGATCATTATCTGCAAATGTTTGCTAccaattattatcaacttctgcctttttaattgtttatttaattttctattaTGTATCTTTTACTGCATGTTTCTAcatttactttttaattttaatcctAGCATGTATtggaattttcaaatttttatcTTCAAATGATGATCAAGAACAACTAATTGTTTagattaaatataaattaaataaaatttttttaaaaaaaaaaaaaaaaaaaaaaaaacatcatataaatatatatttatttattttttaattcaatcatttttttcaagaatcttaaaagtaaaaaagataattataCAAtcttaatattataaaaaaaataatgaaacttcattaaaaataaataattaaacgaaatttcattaaaaagaaaataaaaaaacggaatttcattaaataaataatcaaacaaataaataagttTAAAAAACACTTAATTcctttattttatattattttattgaagATTTTCAATATCACAGAATCAACAACCCTCACCAAATACAAACACAATAACCAGTAGAACAACTCAAACATCACTACAGGTATAAacacaagaacaacaaacaTACCCAACAAcacaatcaaaataaaaaaaataaaaaaaataaaaaaaaaaaaaatttttggaataaaaaaaaattaaaaaaaaaatgaaaaaaaaaaaaaaaaaaaaaaaaaaaccgagaatttttttttttcttaaattaacatatgttttatttaatagaaATTTTATCTtccaaaaacaaatattaaaatctcTAATTCActactttaaaaatttccaaGGGATTATACAAACCCATTttcattaccaaaaaaaaataaaaaaatgaaaataaaaaaaaacttgtgatttaaagaattttttctatttttatttattttcattttttcgaGTAGAAATGTGAAATTACGGCTCTGGTGGGTTtgtcatcttttttttttttacttttaatttttattttcaccttattttttttctttttttttttttcttatttttttttcttaattttttttcagctaaaaattataatcagtccaatttataataataaattaaattatttaatattatcaaaaaatatataatggAGAAACTTAATGAACCACTCTTAGGAGGATCAAATCCAAAGAGACAAaatccatttttaaattctgcAATTCTCGGAGCTGCaatgtttttcattttattattagaatatgtaagtttttcttttttttttttttttttttttatatatttcttttttttttttaaaaaaaaaaaaactaattttttttttttttgcatttctttttattataaaaataataattatatcaatgatgatgttaaaaaaaaaaaaaaaaaaggttaataaatattttataacaaATATTCAAGCATTTTTTATAAGttctctttcttttgttGCTATATTAATGtcatctttattaatttcaaaactcCGTGAAaagatttcaattttaatttcaacttttatctttttaattgtatttatatttaattttaatttcccctcaatttcaattatttcataTATAATTCTACCATTTGCAAGTAATTTATTATGGATTGCAGCAGGCACTTATATTATGACAATTTCAGATAAATGCAACATTGGTCAAAACTTTGGTttggtaaataaataataatattatttaaatatttaatttatttaaatttttattattataattattaagacatctttttttttaatttttttattttagtttttctTTGTgccatcatttttaaatggaATACTTTCagtatcaaatttaaatatttataataatgattctaaagtctaccaattaatttattttttatttatggtGATAGCagtggttttaattttattattaaagaaatcatGTTGtgaacaaaatgaaaatattacaGTCTCTGGAACCGATCCTCAATCGCTTTTTAATGCGATTGCATATCCAATGGGTATTTGGGCCGATaagaaatttttatatttagcTCCTGCCATTGCCCTTTTAGGAATTGTCTCTACACTATTCCCATTTGGTTTCTTAACTACAACAATTAGCGAATTTGATTTCTCTCAAATTATATTTGGAGGAATTAATTTCTTGGGTGCTGTAGTCTCACTTTTGTTTGGTTTCCTATTCGACAGAtttgaaaagaaatatttattatatgcAATCGCTACCGTTGGTGTAATTGGTGCAGCTTTGAATATCGGTTATGCCCATACAACATGTTGTACACAGGGTCAAGTAAATTTGGCCTATGCTTCCCTTATATTTAACACAATCACTCAATATGGTCTTAAAGTTTTGGTTTTTTCACTTTTAGGTTCAATTTATCTTGATTGTAGATCATTATCTGCAAATGTTTGCTAccaattattatcaacattagcctttttaattattgatttgtttttctCTTATGTCTCTTCTGTCGCATGTTTCTAcatttactttttaattttaatcctAGCATGTATtggaattttcaaatttttatcTTCAAATGATGATCAGGAACAACAATTAGTTTAGATAaactataaattaaaaaaaaattaaattatttaaaaaaaaaaaaaaaaaaaactttgttgataatttttaaaaaaaggtgtTTTggtttgataaaaaaaaaaattaatttttcacaaatttatatattatttctttattaaaatcatgtaatactattttttcaataatcttaaaaaaaaaataaaagatcaTTTTGCAATcttgaaaagaaaatattttttttttttttttttttttttttttttttttttttatataattaattttaaagtcatattataattatttaataattaattttattctagaaacaaattattaaaaaattaaaagaaagattTTTAGACATTCAGTATtggtaaataaatttttaacttGATTTAGGTCAGGTAAAAAAgtcataaaattaaaatatatggGGTTTAGAAAAAAAGGTACAGTTTTTACCccattcaaataattattaaaaatgaataagtTAACGTAAATGTAAAATGTTTGAATCTCATGAaaacaatctttttttatttatggttatttaataaaatgaagagttttattaatttatttatttatttttttttttttttaaaaaaaaaaaaaaaaaagtataaaaaaaaaaattataataaaatcatatattcttttcattacataatatctaaaatttaaataatttttaattaattgattaaaaaaaatgaaagtaattacatatttaatttattttattgcaagtatttttttagttgttgttgttggtgcaACAACAACCGCAACTACTACTCCTGCTACaccaaaaaattcaatatcagAATCTTACTTCGCCATAAGAACTGATGTAAGAAAGTGTTCAAGTTGCGGTGGTTTCTTTTTACGTGAAATTGGTTCATCAAATAAAACTGAAATTTATGTAAAATCATTGAATCAAGTATCTGAAACTGTCAAAGAATCACAATACAAATTTGCTCCAAATTTCAATGTAGTTGTAAAAGGTCAAATCACTAATGACAATACCATAGTAGTTTCACAAATATTTAGACTTTTACCAAAGATCAATAGtacaattaatattgatttagaaattgataatttctaTACAACAATTAATCCAAATGGTAATGAAAATACTacaacaattgaaattaaaaaattaaactcaAATAAACCATCAATGAaagttaaatcaattaaaaatagtaatgatGATATATTTTTCATTCCAACTGATTGGTTATCATATAAAGTTAATTCTGCTCAATCAGTATATACAATTactaaaagtaaaaattcaaaaacaacaacaactattGATTACATGTTTATTAGTTTACCAGATCCAAAATTTTCtccaaaagttttaattcctgttatttgtaaaaatgaaACTGTTCCAACCTATACTAGTAGTGCTGCACGTTGTTTGATATTCTCTGGTTGTGTCCATCCAGGTCCATGCCCATTCATGATTCCAGTTTGTCCAGATGGTTATACAAAGAGTTCTTATCCAATTAAACCAAATGCTTGTCCACACTACTCTTGTCTTCCTTCCTTTTTATCTCAATgagaattaaattatttcgtTTCTATTATTgaataaatagaaataaaataaaaataaaaataaaaataaaataatatattttaattttatttttcaaaaactaatttaagaaacctttaatttttttttattatttatttataattttataaataataataaataatttcccTTATATTTCTAGTCTTAATTCTAAACtttcaaattgttttttaaatatggaaatattttttttttttgccaaTTTCTTATCACTCTAAAAacatgttttaataataataattaataaaaggtTGTTCTGGAAGTAATAATACAGAATCATTCTCAACTCGTGAATGTAGAGATGGACTTGTTGCAACATGTGTAGAAGAAATGGATACTATTCCAACAAATACAATGGTTACAATTACAACAGATGGTAAATGTCAAGATGACCAAAATTGGAAGAATCATattatagttttaaattatgTTGATATAGATGAGTGTCTATCAAATCATGGCAACACATACATATCCTATTCATGTAATTCCACCGAACCAGTTTATTATGtttatgaaaatgaaaattgttAGGTGGATGGACAGGTTATGTTTATGTTGATTCAAAACCTTGTACACTTGAAAATCCAATATTCACATATTGtcaataatatcaaaaaaaaaaaaaaaaatctataaatttaaatatataaataaaaatttttatttatttatttatttatttatttatttatttatttatttatttatcattacATTAAAAAACACATTCggacaaattaaaaaaaaaaaaacaaaaataaaaaataaaaaataaaaagttggTTTCCGAGCTTTTAAAATATACTTTCaaaaataagttttttttttttttttttttttttttttttttttttttttacttcgTGTTACtaaaaccaaaataatattattatattattcatttaatatgtaaaaaaaaaaaatgaggcTTCTGATAAACAGTTTTTGCAactttcttttaatattaaattttgggCAATAGGACAAACTTCTTTAATAATCTttgtaaatgaaattatatttttatttggaatAGTTAAATAAATGTTGATTGGAGAATGTTGTGAGGGATAACCATATAAAACACCATCTTTATCAGCagaatataataaatcacCAATTCTTGTTGGAAATTTTACACCACCATTAGGTAAAACGTTACAACCAGGTTTGCTAATGTCAGCCTTAATTGAAACTTTATGGCCGTTTCTAACTGAATtaacatttgaaattataccATGTgcaaattttatatttgaatgaattgaattttttaaatcattaattgatgttCCTTGGAAGTCACCAAATTGACCTGGTACTCCACCCCCTCTATCGGCTGCACCTGATAAATCATAAAAATCATTACCCATTTGAACCAATTTTCTTGATTTCAAAGTCAAATCTGGAACAAAACTTCCATCAAAGGAGTATTTAATTTGTGAAGAATCACTGGTACCCACTGACaattttttatcatcaagaaataattcaacattaTATTTAACTTGGACATTTGTTATTTCATGAACATCATAATATGGTGGACGTGGTGATAATGCAACACGATGATAATCACAAATAGTATTAAGAGGTTTTATATAACAACCACAATCAAAGTTAGTGTGAGTTGAAGTACAATAACTATTTCCAGGATAGTGTGTTGCCGCATAATCTCGTAACAAACCTTTACAATCAATATCACTTGGTTGTATTCCTCCGCATACTCCTGTACCACAACTACCTGAACCGTCACATTGTGTTCTTTGAGATATTACTGGTTCAAAACAACTAGTTGAgtacaaaaattttttatcagATTCCATATGATAATCGGTAATCTTCAATCTTAAGAGAGCTATTGACTGTTTACTCTCATCCTTTAAATTATAACAACCTTCCCAACTTTTTGATGGTAATGTAAATACATATTCCCCAAAAAATGATGAAGTGATTGTACCATTACCataatctttatttattgtttgaatattatttgaaattaaatatatttcatCACAAGAATAACATTTTTCAACAAAAGAACgtgtaataattaaaaatagtagGGATAGagaagatattgaaaaagttttaaaatatttcgAAAATGAAACAGAATATATTATTCAATTACTACACCATTCagcaaaattaaataatgaagaaatgTTTATGTATATATTCGAAAAGTATAAACATACAATAACTGATAATAAAAtctatatattaataaatagtatattcaaagataataatttaaaaatggctcaatttatatttaaaaattttgaaaatgaaatatcaCCATTGggtaatatctttttttgtaatgattatgaaaacaaaattataaatgtAAAACATAAAAACTCACCAATCATATCAACTCTccaaagaaaataaaaacaaatttatgtTATTTCCCATAAAATACCCAGACATCTGGaaaatgtataaaaaaacacTTGCAAATCAATGGGTAGTTGAAGAAATAGAATCAAGTGATGATGGATTAGATTGGgagaaaaaattaacaaatgatGAACGTGATTTCTTCTCAAATGTTTTAGCATTTTTTGTTGCATCTTGTggtattataaataaaaaccttAATAGATTTATGTCTAAAGTACAAATTCCAGAAGCGAAATGTTTCtataattatcaaattcatattaaatatttacattCCGAAACTTATAGGTATggcaattaaattatatattcatttatacaattatttatgtttgtttgtttatttatttatttttatttttatttttccctagtcttttaattgaaactTGTATTAaggataaaaatattaaagataaaCTTTTTAATGCAATTGAAACAATCCCATGTGTTAAAAAGAAGGCAGAATGGGCTTTAAAATGGATAAatgaatcatttgaaaaacGTCTAGTAGCACTCGTAGCATTTGAAAGTATATTTTTCAGTGGAAGTTTTCGTATAATCAGTTTGTTAAAAAAGAGATCTTTGATGCAAGGtttaacattttcaaatgaattgattaattaatttgatcAAAGATTCACAAATACATATGAACAATGGTTTATAGATAACCTTCCTTTCGAAGTATATTCATTCTTTCAAACATTTAAAACAAGAAATTTactaattcaaataatgagCAACAATAAAGTGagatattatataaaaaatatttcatcaAAAACAATCATAGGCTACGCAAAAAACATTGGAATAGAAGATGaatatattttcttttttgaaaaaatgaccaataaagaaattatataaattggattatttatttattatttaaataaaatcacgatattaataaaagactatatttatttatttttttgtttttcccACCACCCCCAATGGTATTTTTTTGGATCGATACAGaacaaaaatttaataaactcaattaaatccatctataataatcaataaaatttaatcatatttataattaatattttattattattattattattattatttttattattattatttattattattattattattattattattattatttattatattattatttatattattattattattattattattattattattattattattattattattattattaggttcagttttatttattacacTTACATTacattaattgattaatatgaacagataaaaaaaaaaataaaaataaaaaatgaaataaaaaaaaaaaataaaaaaatgaaataaaaaacaaaaataataaaatgaaataaaaaaatgaaataaaaaaaatatataataaaaaacatataattaattaaatattaaataaattttttatttttttttgaaaaattaatgtgGTAATAATTAAACATATCACCAATGTTAATAAAAGTGTTAtgattttgttattttttatactaattaatataatttttaaatttaataataatgtcttcaaaataaaaaataatactccCATTGAACTTAATAATATAAAGgatgatattattatataataactttcaaaacaaattggtgataaaaatgatttaccaCATACATTCATAAATTCTTTTAcccaaattaaaatatccatTACATGATTCATAATAAAATCgaatattgttattttacAATGAATTTCCTCTTTGACTTTAATAAAAGGATTATTAATATAGAAAATTTCcatattaaatgatttttcattCGAACAGTACTTTTCAATGTTAATTTCCGTTTGATTTTCagttaaatttattatattcttCTCAAATATTGAATAAATGAGTATAATTTTTGGTAACGAgtcattaaaatttatatgcAAAGTATTAAAATCCAATCTGTAATCATAAATAATGTTGGGAATGAAAAtcgaattattattattatttctttcttttgcTTTGATTTGAAtgactaaaaaaaataaaaaaattaaaacgaCTTTATTTATCATACtctataataatatatatataaattgtgggtatatataataaaaaataaatattaaacacatattcaatttttttttttttttttttttttttttttttttttaattaatttttttttttttatttatttatttatccatttttaattttttttttttttttttttttttttttttcccctaaaattttttcttaaaaaaatgaaatcaatcctattttattttgttttattaatatttttaaataattatgttAATGGCAGAATTTCAGTTTCTCCCGAGTATTTATCATCTTCAGATTTCAACTCAAATCATCTTgaacaaaaattaacaagTGTTTATTACAATAAACCAAATTGCACTGAAGGAAATGaactatatataaaaattattaaaggcTGTAATTTTAGAGGAAGGGTAGTAGGTAATACCACTCATTATATGttttatgatgatgatccaGAAACACCTTTAATATGCAGTAACTTTGATAAAATCTCTGAagtagttttaaaaaatacttgtataaatgaaattgatgggAGTTCCTTTCTATATAAAGAGTACAACAATTCTGATGaacaacttttaaaaaaacctgGTACAATGGTTACATATATTTACCCCTTTAAAAGTTGTagtgaaaatgaatttattataataaattttgaaaatgtttgTGAAGATATTAATGGTCAAACTGCTCGTAAAATaacatttgataaatcaacGCTAATTTACCATAATTGTAGTTCTGAATGTGCTTCTTGTGATCCTCAACTAACTACAAATATAGAAAAACCTCAAGAAAAGTGTTTcaatcaaaataatgaaacaatAT is a window encoding:
- a CDS encoding ribonucleotide reductase-related; translation: MMNRDREDIEKVLKYFENETEYIIQLLHHSAKLNNEEMFMYIFEKYKHTITDNKIYILINSIFKDNNLKMAQFIFKNFENEISPLDIWKMYKKTLANQWVVEEIESSDDGLDWEKKLTNDERDFFSNVLAFFVASCGIINKNLNRFMSKVQIPEAKCFYNYQIHIKYLHSETYSLLIETCIKDKNIKDKLFNAIETIPCVKKKAEWALKWINESFEKRLVALVAFESIFFSGSFRIISLLKKRSLMQGLTFSNELIN